One region of Candidatus Omnitrophota bacterium genomic DNA includes:
- the pnp gene encoding polyribonucleotide nucleotidyltransferase encodes MSKRLETKLGRENLIFETGRMAKQANGAVMVQYGGTVVLVTAVISKQPREGADIDFVPLTVEYQEKNYAAGKIPGGFFKREGRPSEKEVLTARLIDRPIRPLFPAGISHEIQVMALVLSHDGENDPDILALNGASCALAVSDIPFNYFIGAARVGMIEGEFIVNPTFAELEKSSLDIVVVGTKESIVMIESGMNELPEDVVLKAIEFGHKSLIASIELQEKMKAECGSPKGTDYTIKKIDEGLYKKVKDLSLGKIKEVENKATKEEREEMMSMIAKDLISQLVVEGSELTEAEVKSALVKVEKEEVRRTILQEKKRVDGRGFKDIRQITCEVGVLPRTHGSALFTRGQTQSLAVTTLGTSADEQTIDALEGESSKSFMLHYSFPPFSVGEVKPVRGPGRREIGHGALAERGLKPIMPSKEEFPYTVRVVSEVLESNGSSSMATVCAGTLSLMDAGVPIKAPVSGIAIGLVKEGKNFVILTDIAGLEDHFGDMDFKVTGTEKGVTAVQMDLKIDGIDLEIVKQSLEQAREARMIILEKIKQALAGPRTELSKYAPRIVSFKINPDKIRDVIGPGGKVIRKIIEDTGVTIDIEDDGTVNVASADGEALQKALDIINSLTQMPEVGKIYNGKVKRIMPFGAFVEILPGQEGLVHVSEMSDQYVKNVEDVVKLGDEFPVKLMEIDDQNRLNLSRKQAMPGYVPGEEKPREPREPRESRGHGEGRGERRYHKK; translated from the coding sequence ATGAGTAAAAGATTAGAGACAAAATTAGGCAGGGAGAATTTGATCTTTGAGACAGGCAGGATGGCCAAACAGGCGAACGGCGCCGTAATGGTGCAATACGGAGGGACCGTCGTCCTGGTAACCGCCGTAATATCGAAACAGCCAAGGGAGGGCGCCGACATAGATTTTGTCCCCCTTACCGTCGAATACCAGGAGAAGAACTATGCCGCCGGAAAAATACCCGGTGGATTTTTTAAGCGTGAAGGCAGGCCATCCGAAAAGGAAGTCCTGACCGCGCGCCTTATAGACAGGCCGATAAGGCCGCTTTTCCCGGCCGGGATCTCGCACGAGATCCAGGTAATGGCTTTGGTCCTGTCGCACGACGGGGAGAACGATCCGGATATACTGGCGCTTAACGGTGCGTCATGCGCGCTTGCCGTATCGGATATCCCGTTTAATTATTTTATCGGCGCCGCGAGGGTCGGCATGATAGAGGGAGAATTTATAGTCAATCCTACGTTCGCCGAGCTCGAGAAGAGTTCCCTGGATATCGTTGTTGTGGGGACAAAAGAATCTATCGTCATGATAGAATCCGGGATGAACGAATTGCCGGAAGACGTAGTTTTGAAAGCCATCGAGTTCGGGCACAAGAGCCTCATCGCTTCGATAGAACTGCAGGAAAAGATGAAGGCCGAATGCGGCAGTCCGAAGGGGACGGATTATACGATAAAGAAGATAGACGAAGGGCTGTACAAGAAGGTCAAGGATCTATCTCTGGGCAAGATAAAGGAAGTCGAGAATAAGGCCACCAAAGAAGAGAGAGAGGAGATGATGTCCATGATAGCCAAGGACCTTATCTCGCAGCTTGTGGTCGAGGGCTCCGAATTGACCGAGGCGGAGGTAAAGAGTGCCTTGGTAAAAGTAGAGAAAGAGGAGGTCAGGCGCACCATCCTGCAGGAGAAAAAGAGGGTGGACGGCCGCGGATTTAAGGATATACGCCAGATAACCTGCGAAGTGGGGGTGCTCCCGAGGACGCACGGTTCGGCATTATTTACCAGGGGCCAGACGCAGAGCCTTGCAGTAACCACGCTCGGAACGTCTGCAGACGAGCAGACGATAGACGCGCTCGAAGGCGAGTCGTCAAAATCGTTCATGCTGCATTACAGCTTCCCGCCGTTCTCGGTCGGTGAGGTAAAACCGGTAAGGGGACCCGGACGCCGCGAGATCGGGCACGGGGCCTTGGCTGAAAGGGGCCTGAAACCGATAATGCCCTCGAAAGAGGAATTCCCTTATACGGTAAGGGTTGTCTCCGAGGTGCTGGAATCTAACGGTTCCTCCTCGATGGCGACCGTATGCGCCGGTACACTCTCTTTGATGGACGCGGGTGTCCCGATAAAGGCGCCTGTCAGCGGTATCGCAATCGGATTGGTCAAGGAAGGCAAAAATTTCGTGATCCTTACGGACATTGCCGGTCTCGAGGACCATTTCGGCGATATGGATTTTAAGGTCACCGGCACAGAGAAGGGCGTTACCGCCGTACAAATGGACCTGAAGATAGACGGTATAGACCTAGAGATAGTGAAACAATCTCTCGAGCAGGCGAGAGAGGCGAGGATGATCATTCTTGAGAAGATAAAACAGGCGCTTGCCGGGCCGAGAACAGAGCTTTCAAAATACGCGCCTCGCATCGTCTCCTTCAAGATCAACCCTGACAAGATCAGGGATGTCATAGGGCCGGGAGGCAAGGTCATACGCAAGATAATAGAGGACACCGGCGTTACGATTGATATAGAGGATGACGGCACGGTGAACGTCGCATCAGCCGACGGTGAGGCGCTGCAGAAAGCGCTGGATATCATAAATAGCCTGACCCAGATGCCGGAAGTCGGCAAGATATATAACGGCAAGGTCAAGAGGATAATGCCTTTCGGCGCGTTCGTAGAGATACTGCCCGGGCAGGAAGGCCTCGTCCACGTCTCGGAGATGTCGGACCAGTACGTCAAGAACGTCGAGGATGTCGTAAAACTCGGCGATGAATTTCCGGTAAAGCTCATGGAGATAGACGACCAGAACAGGCTTAACCTCAGCAGGAAGCAGGCCATGCCGGGTTACGTTCCCGGGGAAGAAAAACCCAGGGAACCCCGCGAGCCGAGGGAATCGAGAGGGCACGGGGAAGGAAGAGGCGAAAGGAGATATCATAAGAAGTGA
- the rpsO gene encoding 30S ribosomal protein S15 has protein sequence MTITTEAKKSLINSFKQNDKDTGSAPVQIAILTERINMLTDHFKIHKKDHHSRQGLLKLVSQRRKLLEYLKRESSEAYTKILDRLDLRK, from the coding sequence ATGACGATTACCACAGAAGCGAAAAAGAGCCTGATAAACAGCTTCAAGCAAAATGACAAGGATACAGGCTCGGCTCCGGTCCAGATAGCCATCCTCACGGAGAGGATCAACATGCTGACCGACCACTTCAAAATCCACAAGAAAGACCATCATTCCCGCCAGGGTCTCCTCAAGCTTGTCAGCCAAAGGCGCAAGCTTCTGGAATACCTCAAGAGAGAGAGTTCCGAGGCTTATACGAAAATCCTGGACAGGCTCGACCTGAGGAAATAA